In Shouchella patagoniensis, the following are encoded in one genomic region:
- a CDS encoding ribonuclease HII, which translates to MNSIKEIRARFDEDVITAKEVETLRGDKRKGVQVLLNRYDRLLEKQQELEEMHSGMLAFENELHQAGYHMICGVDEVGRGPLAGPVTACACILPIDFQLLGLTDSKKITKAKREEFAEYIKENALAFQIASVSAQEIDKINILQATKKAMTIAINGLQKKADFLLLDAIELDIQLPQMSIIKGDAKSLSIAASSVLAKVWRDRYMAEVAEEYPEYGFDTHAGYGTTTHLEAIREYGMTREHRRSFKPVLEIANKRLYSKE; encoded by the coding sequence ATGAATTCAATTAAAGAAATTCGTGCCCGTTTTGACGAAGACGTCATTACTGCAAAAGAAGTAGAAACCTTAAGAGGAGATAAACGTAAAGGGGTTCAAGTTTTATTGAATCGCTATGATCGACTTCTTGAAAAACAACAAGAGCTAGAAGAAATGCATAGTGGCATGCTCGCTTTTGAAAATGAGCTACATCAAGCCGGCTACCATATGATATGTGGTGTGGACGAAGTAGGACGAGGTCCTCTCGCAGGACCTGTTACAGCTTGTGCGTGTATTTTGCCGATTGATTTTCAATTACTAGGCCTAACTGATTCCAAAAAAATAACGAAAGCAAAAAGGGAAGAATTTGCTGAGTATATAAAAGAAAATGCATTAGCCTTCCAAATTGCTAGTGTGAGTGCACAAGAAATTGACAAGATTAATATTTTGCAAGCAACAAAAAAAGCGATGACAATAGCAATTAACGGGTTGCAAAAAAAAGCGGATTTTTTGTTGCTAGATGCAATTGAATTGGATATTCAATTACCTCAAATGTCCATTATAAAAGGGGATGCAAAAAGTCTATCGATTGCTGCAAGCTCTGTTTTAGCAAAAGTATGGCGGGATCGATATATGGCGGAAGTAGCAGAGGAATATCCGGAGTATGGATTTGATACACATGCTGGGTATGGAACAACCACTCATTTAGAAGCAATTAGAGAGTATGGTATGACACGGGAGCATCGTCGTTCATTCAAACCAGTATTAGAAATAGCAAATAAGCGTCTTTACTCAAAAGAATAG
- a CDS encoding sulfite exporter TauE/SafE family protein — translation MSILEIILLLTVGFIAGIINTVSAGGSLLTLPVLLFLGLPSAEANGTNRVAIVVQSVTSIVTFARKGQIRIKQNLSLLIASTAGAVFGALSAISISDNVFMIILAVTMIVTLAFIIWNPLKAITKPGRISSAMYTVGTASFVLIGFYSGFIQVGVGFYIMILAILLYKRSFIEATLIKILVVGLSVLISLCIFAANGHVLWGHGIVLAAGTASGAILGSKLVLSSRTKWIQLILIATVILLAARLFYDALL, via the coding sequence ATGTCTATTTTGGAAATTATATTGTTACTTACTGTTGGTTTTATCGCTGGTATTATTAATACAGTTTCTGCCGGAGGATCCTTACTTACTCTTCCCGTTCTCTTATTTCTTGGCTTGCCTTCTGCTGAGGCAAACGGGACAAACCGCGTTGCCATCGTTGTCCAAAGTGTGACATCAATAGTCACCTTCGCTCGTAAAGGACAGATAAGGATTAAACAAAACCTTTCTCTTTTAATTGCGTCAACCGCAGGAGCCGTATTTGGAGCGCTTTCTGCGATCTCAATTTCTGATAATGTTTTTATGATTATTCTTGCAGTGACAATGATTGTCACCTTAGCATTTATCATTTGGAACCCTTTAAAAGCGATTACCAAACCAGGAAGAATCTCTTCAGCAATGTATACTGTTGGCACTGCCAGTTTTGTCCTAATTGGTTTTTATAGTGGGTTTATACAAGTAGGTGTAGGCTTCTATATTATGATTCTAGCTATTCTTTTGTATAAACGTTCGTTTATTGAGGCTACGCTAATTAAAATACTTGTTGTCGGATTATCTGTTTTGATTTCTCTATGCATTTTTGCAGCAAATGGTCATGTTCTATGGGGACACGGGATCGTTCTAGCGGCGGGTACAGCTAGTGGAGCTATACTTGGCAGTAAGTTAGTTTTAAGTAGTCGAACGAAGTGGATTCAACTTATTCTGATTGCTACCGTTATCCTTCTCGCTGCTCGATTATTTTATGATGCACTCCTATAA
- the ylqF gene encoding ribosome biogenesis GTPase YlqF: MKTIQWYPGHMAKARREIKEKLKMIDVVIELLDARIPLSSRNPIIDELTGEKPRLILLNKADLADEAHTEQWSAYFRSQGAEVIAVNAQTGQGVKKIAPACQKLAHALYKKWESKGMKPRALRAVILGIPNVGKSTLINRLVNKRQAKVGDRPGVTKQQQWIKVGNQLELLDTPGILWPKFDDQQVGMRLAATGAIKDELLDYGDVAAFALRFLAVEYPNKLTNRYEIELPDDLDDIGPVFEEIGRKRGCIIRGGLVDFDKTAELLLRELRSGTVGKITFETPAEESQA, from the coding sequence ATGAAGACAATCCAATGGTATCCCGGTCACATGGCGAAAGCTAGACGGGAAATAAAAGAAAAACTAAAGATGATTGATGTTGTAATTGAGTTACTTGATGCGCGAATTCCGCTGTCTTCTCGTAATCCAATTATTGATGAGTTAACAGGTGAAAAACCACGCTTGATTCTCTTAAATAAAGCTGACCTTGCTGATGAGGCACATACAGAACAGTGGAGTGCGTATTTTAGGAGTCAAGGAGCAGAAGTCATTGCAGTAAACGCACAAACAGGTCAAGGAGTAAAGAAGATTGCACCTGCATGTCAGAAGCTCGCTCATGCTCTTTATAAGAAGTGGGAGTCAAAAGGGATGAAACCGAGAGCATTAAGAGCCGTCATTTTAGGTATTCCTAATGTAGGTAAATCAACATTGATTAATCGTCTCGTAAATAAAAGGCAGGCAAAAGTTGGTGATCGGCCAGGCGTAACAAAACAACAACAATGGATAAAAGTAGGGAACCAACTAGAATTACTAGATACTCCTGGAATTTTGTGGCCGAAGTTTGACGACCAGCAAGTTGGCATGCGATTAGCTGCGACGGGTGCGATTAAAGATGAACTGCTTGATTATGGAGATGTGGCAGCATTTGCGCTGCGATTTTTGGCAGTGGAATACCCTAACAAATTAACAAATCGTTATGAAATTGAACTTCCAGACGATCTAGATGATATTGGCCCAGTATTTGAAGAAATTGGGCGTAAAAGAGGTTGTATCATTCGGGGAGGACTTGTCGATTTCGATAAAACTGCTGAATTGTTACTTCGTGAACTACGAAGTGGCACGGTAGGAAAGATTACCTTTGAAACCCCGGCAGAAGAATCGCAGGCTTAA
- the lepB gene encoding signal peptidase I has translation MKSRAFPVEWAKALTLALIATLLVRIFLLAPIIVEGYSMQPTLETGDKLIVNQIGYRFVEPQRFDIVVFHAPGGKDYIKRIVGLPGETLVYENDILYIDGEAVEEPYLKHLKESIQGNQNLTGDFTLEEVINEQTIPDDHYFMMGDNRRLSKDSRDIGVVHFSEIIGRANIIFYPFENANIVN, from the coding sequence TTGAAATCACGGGCTTTTCCAGTTGAGTGGGCAAAAGCGCTTACCTTAGCGTTAATTGCAACACTTTTAGTTCGAATTTTTTTGCTGGCGCCTATTATTGTTGAAGGATATTCCATGCAACCCACGTTAGAGACTGGTGACAAATTGATTGTAAATCAAATCGGATACCGCTTCGTAGAACCGCAACGATTTGATATTGTTGTATTTCATGCTCCAGGCGGTAAAGATTATATTAAACGTATTGTTGGTTTGCCCGGTGAAACCTTGGTCTATGAAAATGATATCCTTTATATCGATGGTGAAGCTGTTGAAGAGCCCTATTTAAAACACTTAAAAGAATCAATTCAAGGCAATCAAAACCTCACTGGGGACTTTACGCTCGAAGAAGTAATTAACGAGCAGACAATTCCGGACGACCATTATTTTATGATGGGTGATAATCGGCGTTTAAGTAAAGATAGTCGTGATATTGGGGTTGTTCATTTTTCGGAAATAATTGGGAGAGCGAATATTATCTTCTACCCTTTTGAGAATGCAAACATTGTAAATTAA
- the rplS gene encoding 50S ribosomal protein L19 has product MSNLIKEITSEQLRTDHPDFRPGDTLTIHVKVVEGTRERIQLFEGVVIKRRGSGISETFIARKISYGVGVERTFPLHSPKIDKIEVKRYGKVRRAKLYYLRNLRGKKARIKEIRR; this is encoded by the coding sequence ATGAGCAACCTAATTAAAGAAATCACTAGTGAGCAATTGCGCACAGACCATCCTGATTTTCGTCCTGGAGACACGCTTACAATCCACGTAAAAGTTGTGGAAGGAACGCGCGAACGTATTCAGCTTTTTGAAGGCGTCGTGATTAAGCGTCGTGGTTCTGGTATCAGTGAAACGTTTATTGCACGCAAAATCTCATACGGTGTAGGTGTTGAACGTACATTCCCATTACATTCACCGAAGATCGATAAGATTGAAGTGAAGCGTTACGGTAAAGTACGTCGCGCGAAACTTTACTACTTACGTAATCTTCGTGGTAAAAAAGCACGTATTAAAGAAATTCGTCGTTAA
- a CDS encoding arginine--tRNA ligase — MHVEQTLIRAIQAATASYSDEIDIELEQPAQLIHGDYSTNIAMKLARIARKNPFEIAIGLQEKLKEINLPVSKIDVVRPGFINFFVNWDDVLVTNTAIDQTSGEKQKIVIEHTSINPNKSAHIGHLRNACIGDTLARLLKKTGAHVEVHNYIDDLGNQLADTLTALLHTESTEPAERFGDYCWNIYSALNEKYESGEIKTAIRDDVLHKLEEGNNSTAWLGYAVADKLSSEHIEEMKQFGISYDLLVWERDILQKGFWQEAFSKLKQTDVFFKQDHGPQAGCWVIRTDDSTGGISESEHLADKVLIRSNGVLTYTAKDIAYHMWKYGLLEGDFTYKQKVGELWTTSSSGAKANFGDADSVINIIDYRQEYPQQVVKKALFAAGYSEEANELFQVPYGVVSLSKHTAERLGIETEENKEVYAMSGRKGIGIKINELIAEMGKAVREQSANADSQTIKTLTIAAIRYNMLRYNTTSDIVFDLEEATQVTGNTGVYLIYTYARTNSIIEKATTAGLTKDGATYQEAEESERALLKHLAGWDTTLRKAVKALEPNLLCTFAFELASLYNQFYSLCPVIKAEPIQQKRRLALTEQVNIKLAEIFEILGLPSQKKI, encoded by the coding sequence ATGCATGTAGAGCAAACACTCATCAGAGCAATTCAAGCAGCAACGGCTTCCTATTCAGATGAGATTGATATTGAATTGGAACAACCGGCACAACTTATTCATGGTGATTATTCAACAAATATCGCAATGAAATTAGCTCGTATCGCTCGAAAGAATCCTTTTGAAATTGCAATTGGTTTACAAGAGAAGTTAAAAGAGATAAATTTGCCAGTCAGTAAAATTGATGTTGTTAGACCTGGTTTTATAAACTTCTTTGTAAACTGGGATGATGTTTTAGTTACTAATACAGCAATCGATCAGACAAGTGGCGAAAAACAGAAAATTGTCATAGAACACACATCCATTAATCCTAATAAATCGGCTCATATCGGCCATTTACGCAATGCTTGCATTGGGGATACGCTTGCACGACTTTTAAAGAAAACTGGAGCTCACGTTGAAGTACATAATTACATTGATGATCTTGGGAACCAATTGGCAGACACGTTAACTGCATTGCTGCATACAGAGTCAACTGAACCCGCTGAACGGTTTGGCGATTATTGTTGGAATATCTATTCCGCTTTAAATGAGAAATATGAATCAGGGGAAATAAAAACAGCGATTCGGGATGATGTTCTTCATAAACTAGAAGAAGGGAATAACAGTACTGCTTGGCTTGGTTACGCTGTAGCCGATAAGTTGTCTTCGGAGCATATAGAAGAAATGAAGCAATTTGGTATTTCCTATGACTTGCTCGTTTGGGAACGGGATATTTTGCAAAAAGGTTTTTGGCAAGAAGCGTTCAGTAAACTAAAGCAAACAGATGTTTTCTTTAAACAAGACCACGGACCTCAAGCAGGTTGTTGGGTAATCCGGACCGATGATTCGACAGGGGGCATTAGTGAGTCGGAACATCTAGCTGATAAAGTTTTGATTCGCTCTAACGGTGTGTTAACGTATACGGCAAAAGATATTGCTTACCACATGTGGAAGTACGGATTATTAGAAGGAGATTTTACATACAAACAGAAAGTTGGTGAACTGTGGACCACCAGTTCATCTGGTGCTAAAGCTAATTTTGGTGATGCCGACTCAGTTATTAATATCATTGACTATCGGCAAGAGTATCCTCAACAAGTGGTGAAAAAAGCACTATTTGCTGCAGGTTATTCAGAGGAAGCAAATGAGCTATTCCAAGTTCCATATGGCGTTGTATCTTTAAGCAAACACACAGCAGAGCGCTTGGGAATTGAAACGGAAGAAAATAAGGAAGTATACGCTATGTCGGGACGTAAAGGCATTGGTATTAAAATAAACGAACTGATTGCAGAAATGGGAAAAGCGGTTCGAGAACAGAGTGCTAACGCTGATTCACAGACCATTAAAACACTCACAATTGCAGCAATCAGATACAATATGCTTCGTTACAATACGACGTCAGACATTGTTTTTGATCTGGAAGAAGCTACCCAAGTGACAGGTAATACGGGTGTGTATCTCATTTATACGTATGCCCGTACAAATAGTATTATCGAGAAGGCTACGACGGCTGGTTTAACTAAAGATGGAGCTACGTACCAAGAAGCAGAAGAGAGTGAACGAGCGCTATTAAAACATTTAGCTGGATGGGATACAACTCTACGTAAAGCAGTGAAAGCTTTGGAGCCTAACTTATTGTGCACATTTGCTTTTGAACTCGCCAGCTTGTATAACCAATTTTATTCGCTATGTCCTGTTATTAAAGCTGAACCGATTCAGCAAAAACGTCGTTTAGCTTTGACCGAGCAAGTAAATATAAAATTAGCAGAAATCTTTGAAATTCTTGGTTTACCAAGCCAAAAAAAGATTTGA
- the trmD gene encoding tRNA (guanosine(37)-N1)-methyltransferase TrmD, with the protein MKIDVLTLFPEMFAGVFRSSILKQASDRGLVSFKTVNFRDYALNKHRKVDDYPYGGGAGMVLSPQPIFDAVKSVKTEAETKPRVIMLCPQGVPYSQKKAEELAKEDHLIFLCGHYEGFDERVREHLVTDEISLGDYVLTGGELGAMVIADSVTRLIPGVLGNENSAITDSHSTGMLEHPHYTRPADFRGMRVPDILLSGHHANIEEWRLKESLRRTYARRPDLLEANSLSETEKKLLEKVKNEK; encoded by the coding sequence ATGAAGATTGATGTTCTCACATTGTTTCCAGAAATGTTTGCTGGTGTTTTCCGTTCCTCGATTTTAAAACAAGCTAGTGATCGTGGACTGGTTTCATTTAAGACAGTGAACTTTAGAGACTATGCATTGAATAAGCACCGTAAAGTCGATGATTATCCTTATGGTGGCGGTGCAGGTATGGTTTTGTCGCCGCAACCAATTTTTGATGCGGTTAAGAGTGTGAAAACAGAGGCTGAAACAAAGCCCCGTGTCATTATGCTCTGTCCTCAAGGAGTCCCTTACTCGCAAAAAAAAGCAGAAGAACTTGCTAAAGAAGATCATTTGATCTTTTTATGTGGGCATTATGAGGGCTTTGATGAACGGGTTAGAGAGCATCTAGTAACAGATGAAATATCTTTAGGTGATTATGTGTTAACTGGAGGAGAGTTGGGGGCTATGGTCATTGCTGACAGTGTGACGCGACTCATACCAGGTGTACTGGGAAATGAGAATTCCGCTATTACAGATTCTCATTCTACTGGTATGCTGGAACACCCTCATTATACCCGCCCGGCAGACTTTAGAGGTATGAGAGTTCCTGACATTCTTCTTTCAGGGCATCATGCAAATATTGAAGAATGGCGTTTAAAAGAATCCTTACGTCGAACGTATGCGCGGCGTCCTGATTTGCTGGAAGCTAATTCTCTATCGGAGACAGAAAAAAAGCTATTAGAAAAAGTGAAGAATGAGAAGTAG
- the rimM gene encoding ribosome maturation factor RimM (Essential for efficient processing of 16S rRNA), translated as MTNWFNVGRLVNTHGVRGEVRILSNTDFAEERYETGSELKIAKSPDEPGQRVVVRSHRSHKNFDLLTFEGYNNINEVEEFKGSYLYVSEAKLAELEENEFYYHEIMGCTVKDEEGTVLGKIKDIIETGANDVWVVERKGQKDLLLPYIESVVKKVDIDEKLITVQLLEGLDD; from the coding sequence ATGACAAATTGGTTTAATGTTGGTCGTCTTGTTAATACTCATGGTGTACGTGGGGAAGTAAGAATTCTTTCCAATACTGACTTTGCAGAAGAACGGTATGAAACTGGATCGGAACTTAAAATAGCAAAAAGTCCCGATGAACCAGGGCAGCGTGTGGTCGTTCGTAGTCATCGCAGCCATAAGAACTTTGATTTGCTTACATTTGAAGGATATAACAATATAAATGAGGTGGAGGAATTTAAAGGAAGCTACCTCTATGTTTCAGAAGCGAAATTAGCTGAACTAGAAGAAAATGAGTTTTATTATCACGAGATTATGGGCTGCACTGTCAAAGACGAAGAAGGTACGGTGCTAGGAAAAATAAAAGATATCATTGAAACGGGAGCAAATGATGTTTGGGTTGTAGAGCGTAAAGGACAAAAAGATTTGTTGCTTCCGTATATTGAGTCTGTTGTGAAAAAAGTCGATATTGATGAGAAGCTAATTACAGTTCAGTTATTGGAAGGTCTAGATGATTGA
- a CDS encoding YlqD family protein: MKCIRTASVKHVLTEAKKEQLKQEFERDLWQIRTELSQLEFQLQRALKAIKNTTSYAEVQKKYKNEIKQREERADSLEFRMNQLISLPLGTELGMGNTEIILDLKEGDKWIAEDANVAIIIKDGLIAEIRESEKKENDKLV; the protein is encoded by the coding sequence TTGAAGTGTATTCGCACAGCATCTGTGAAACATGTTCTGACGGAAGCAAAAAAGGAACAACTAAAGCAAGAATTTGAACGTGACTTGTGGCAAATAAGAACAGAGCTATCACAACTTGAATTTCAGCTGCAACGTGCGTTAAAAGCGATAAAGAATACAACATCTTATGCAGAAGTTCAGAAGAAATATAAAAATGAGATCAAGCAACGTGAAGAGCGGGCAGACTCGTTGGAATTTCGAATGAATCAGCTAATTAGTTTGCCGCTTGGGACCGAACTTGGGATGGGGAATACTGAAATTATACTAGATTTAAAAGAAGGCGATAAGTGGATTGCTGAAGATGCAAATGTCGCTATTATTATAAAAGATGGTTTAATCGCTGAAATTAGAGAGAGTGAGAAAAAAGAAAATGACAAATTGGTTTAA
- a CDS encoding KH domain-containing protein, which produces MKALVEHIAKSMVDHPDSVQVEEAHEEKTQVLRLFVHPDDMGKVIGKQGRTAKAIRSVLYAATGKQNGRVRLDIVE; this is translated from the coding sequence ATGAAAGCTTTAGTTGAACATATTGCCAAATCAATGGTGGATCACCCAGATTCGGTACAGGTTGAAGAAGCTCATGAAGAAAAGACACAAGTTCTACGTCTTTTTGTACATCCTGACGACATGGGGAAAGTGATTGGTAAGCAAGGCAGAACAGCGAAGGCGATTCGTTCGGTTCTGTATGCCGCAACAGGCAAGCAGAACGGACGCGTCAGGCTGGATATTGTCGAATGA
- the rpsP gene encoding 30S ribosomal protein S16 has translation MAVKIRLKRMGSKKSPFYRVVVADSRFPRDGRFIEEIGTYNPIAQPAQVNIKEEKALEWMLKGAKPSDTVRTLFSNAGLMEKLHNEKNAK, from the coding sequence ATGGCTGTTAAAATTCGTTTAAAACGTATGGGATCTAAGAAATCCCCATTTTACCGTGTAGTAGTTGCAGATTCTCGTTTCCCACGTGATGGTCGCTTTATTGAAGAGATTGGAACATATAATCCAATCGCTCAACCAGCGCAAGTAAACATTAAAGAAGAAAAAGCGCTTGAGTGGATGCTTAAAGGTGCAAAACCTTCTGATACAGTTCGTACCTTGTTCTCGAACGCTGGTTTAATGGAAAAGCTTCATAACGAAAAAAACGCTAAGTAA
- the ffh gene encoding signal recognition particle protein yields the protein MAFEGLAARLQDTLTKIRGKGKVSEQDIKEMMREVRLALLEADVNFKVVKQFVASVKEKALGQEVMKSLTPGQQVIKVVNEELTELMGSEQSKIAIAAKAPTVVMMVGLQGAGKTTTTAKLANHLRKKHNRKPLLAACDIYRPAAIQQLETLGKQLSMPVFSLGDKVSPVEIAKQAIEKAKEEHCDYVILDTAGRLHIDETLMAELSEIKASVNPDEILLVVDSMTGQDAVNVAESFNEQLQVTGAVLTKLDGDTRGGAAISIKAVTNTPIKFAGMGEKIDQLEAFHPERMASRILGMGDVLSLIEKAQSNVDEEKAKELEKKLRTMDFTFDDFLEQLEQVKSMGPLEDLLGMMPGMNKKGMKDLKVDEKQLTRVEAIVKSMTPLEKQDPSVINGSRRRRISKGSGTTIQDVNRLLKQFEDMKKMMKQMTGMQSGKGKKRGKGLGGFKLPF from the coding sequence ATGGCATTTGAAGGACTTGCCGCACGCCTGCAAGATACGTTAACAAAGATTCGTGGTAAAGGTAAAGTGAGCGAACAAGACATCAAAGAAATGATGCGTGAAGTTCGACTGGCGTTACTTGAAGCGGATGTTAACTTTAAAGTGGTGAAGCAATTTGTTGCCAGCGTAAAAGAAAAAGCGCTTGGTCAGGAAGTCATGAAAAGCTTAACACCAGGACAGCAAGTGATTAAAGTAGTTAATGAAGAATTAACTGAGCTAATGGGATCAGAGCAAAGTAAGATTGCTATAGCTGCAAAAGCTCCGACTGTTGTAATGATGGTTGGCTTGCAAGGTGCTGGTAAGACAACAACCACAGCTAAGCTTGCGAATCACTTACGTAAAAAGCATAATCGAAAGCCTCTACTCGCTGCCTGTGATATTTATCGACCAGCTGCTATTCAACAATTGGAAACGCTAGGAAAGCAGTTAAGTATGCCTGTTTTCTCATTGGGAGATAAAGTCAGTCCGGTGGAAATTGCAAAGCAAGCAATTGAAAAAGCAAAAGAAGAGCACTGTGACTATGTGATTTTAGATACAGCCGGACGACTTCACATTGATGAAACACTGATGGCTGAATTAAGTGAGATAAAAGCAAGTGTCAATCCAGATGAGATTTTGCTTGTAGTTGATTCAATGACAGGTCAAGATGCTGTAAATGTAGCTGAAAGCTTTAACGAACAGCTTCAAGTAACAGGGGCTGTATTAACAAAGCTTGATGGTGATACTCGAGGTGGAGCCGCGATTTCAATTAAAGCTGTCACAAATACCCCAATTAAATTCGCGGGTATGGGCGAAAAAATTGATCAGCTCGAAGCGTTTCATCCAGAGCGAATGGCTTCTCGAATTCTTGGCATGGGAGACGTACTTTCACTAATTGAAAAAGCGCAGTCGAATGTAGATGAAGAAAAAGCGAAAGAGCTTGAAAAAAAGCTACGCACAATGGATTTTACATTTGATGATTTCTTAGAACAATTAGAGCAAGTAAAGAGCATGGGACCACTTGAAGATTTACTTGGAATGATGCCTGGTATGAATAAAAAAGGCATGAAGGATTTAAAAGTGGATGAAAAGCAGTTAACTCGCGTAGAGGCAATTGTAAAATCAATGACACCACTTGAAAAGCAAGACCCAAGTGTCATTAATGGAAGCCGTCGTCGTCGCATTTCGAAAGGAAGCGGGACAACCATTCAAGATGTCAATCGTTTGCTGAAACAGTTTGAAGATATGAAAAAAATGATGAAGCAAATGACGGGTATGCAGAGTGGAAAAGGCAAGAAACGAGGCAAAGGTCTCGGTGGGTTTAAACTCCCATTTTAA
- a CDS encoding putative DNA-binding protein yields the protein MLEKTLRMNYLFDFYHPLLTEKQRNYMSYYYLDDFSLGEIADEYEVSRQAVYDNIRRTEAMLEEYEKKLMLLAKFEARRTLIAEFRQAMDENQGEESYGSIIERLEKLD from the coding sequence ATGCTCGAGAAAACATTACGCATGAATTACTTGTTCGACTTTTATCATCCCTTATTAACCGAAAAGCAGCGTAACTATATGTCCTATTACTATTTGGACGATTTCTCACTAGGTGAGATTGCAGACGAATATGAAGTAAGCCGCCAAGCGGTATATGATAACATTCGCCGCACGGAAGCAATGCTTGAGGAATATGAAAAAAAACTAATGTTGCTTGCTAAGTTTGAAGCGCGCCGCACACTGATAGCGGAGTTTCGCCAGGCGATGGATGAAAACCAAGGCGAAGAATCGTATGGTTCGATCATTGAACGGTTAGAGAAACTTGATTAG
- the ftsY gene encoding signal recognition particle-docking protein FtsY — translation MSFFKKLKEKMTQQTTEVADKFKTGLEKTRSNFAGKMNELVARYRKVDEDFFEELEEILIGADVGVTTVMNLIDELKDEVRIRNIKDTEEIQPVISEKLAGLLDKEGDDGTLNIQVDGLTVILVVGVNGVGKTTSIGKLANYLKNEGKSVLLAAGDTFRAGAIEQLDVWGERVGVPVIKQQAGSDPAAVMYDAIAAARSRKADVLICDTAGRLQNKVNLMNELEKVKRVIEREVPGAPHEVLLVLDSTTGQNALSQAKAFGSSTDVSGLILTKLDGTAKGGIVFAVRQELDLPVKFIGLGEQKDDLQPFDADQFVYGLFKEAIDNEQA, via the coding sequence TTGAGTTTTTTTAAGAAATTAAAAGAAAAGATGACGCAACAAACAACGGAAGTTGCCGATAAATTTAAAACGGGGTTAGAAAAAACACGCTCTAATTTTGCTGGGAAGATGAATGAACTTGTGGCACGATATCGAAAAGTCGATGAGGATTTTTTCGAAGAGCTTGAAGAGATTTTAATTGGTGCTGACGTTGGTGTCACAACAGTAATGAATTTAATTGATGAATTAAAAGACGAAGTCAGAATACGAAACATTAAAGATACAGAAGAGATTCAGCCAGTTATTTCTGAAAAGCTCGCTGGCCTGCTTGACAAAGAGGGCGATGATGGCACATTAAACATTCAAGTGGATGGACTCACTGTCATTTTAGTTGTTGGTGTAAATGGTGTTGGAAAAACCACCTCGATTGGCAAGTTAGCTAATTACTTAAAGAATGAAGGGAAATCCGTTTTACTGGCTGCGGGGGATACATTCCGGGCTGGAGCGATTGAACAGCTTGATGTGTGGGGCGAGCGAGTAGGTGTTCCTGTCATTAAGCAACAAGCAGGATCTGACCCTGCGGCTGTTATGTACGATGCAATTGCAGCGGCACGTTCTAGAAAGGCTGATGTGCTTATTTGTGATACTGCTGGGCGTTTACAAAATAAAGTGAACCTCATGAATGAGCTTGAAAAAGTAAAACGTGTTATCGAACGAGAAGTACCAGGTGCTCCTCATGAAGTCTTGCTCGTCCTTGATTCGACGACTGGTCAAAACGCGTTGTCTCAAGCAAAGGCGTTTGGTAGCTCAACTGATGTAAGTGGCTTGATTTTAACAAAACTTGACGGTACTGCAAAAGGGGGAATCGTCTTCGCTGTTCGTCAGGAATTAGACTTGCCAGTAAAGTTTATCGGTCTAGGTGAACAAAAAGATGATTTGCAACCATTTGATGCAGATCAATTCGTATATGGTTTGTTTAAAGAGGCAATTGATAACGAACAAGCGTAG